A region of the Mytilus edulis chromosome 11, xbMytEdul2.2, whole genome shotgun sequence genome:
GAGATTTtgcaatacatgtaataatatttttgcaaatttttctGACTCTTTATTTTATTCATGACCATTATTCTATATCAAATTATAACAGCAATGGCTACATCTATAGCCTACAATATTATTTAACTAGATCACTGTGatgtaattgttaaaaaaaaagtttatctgTGAGCTTCTTTAAGTTTAAGATGAAGAGCACAGTATAGCATGCTTATATGAATGGTATACCAAATTTGAGGTTTTACTATAAAATGTACTTACTTAAttaatatacaatattaggtcaatgtcagaaaaatataaaccttttttgTATTCAGCACAAAACTGGGTAAGGGTGAGGTTCTACTGagcagtttctcagcctcatacaaaaaagtttatatttttctaacaTTGACCTAATATGGTTTTTATAatgaaacttaaattaaaacattgataGCTATTAAAATAGTTACACAAACTTCAAAATTATtatcatcccttaatgaaccatTGATTGTggaaaaagtgttccatgatgaaattgacattgcacaaaataaatctctgttactatatttaggaaataaacacaactagcataactagttgcagtataaaatgaGCTATTTAATATCAGTTTCTGGTGAAAATAGATATTTTACTGTAATATGTACAGTACTTACTTACTTaataaaatgagttatttcccgaTCAGTTTTTAGTTGAACTGAAGGTTTTACAATAACATGTACTTACTTAATTAAATGAGCAATTTCCCAATTAGTTTCTGGTTGAACTGGAGGTTTTACTATACAACCATCTTTTGTTACTATTGCCACTTCATACTGAAATTAAACAAGCAAATATTaagtaaaatgtttgaaaatataatcaatatttatgatgacctttgaattaaaaatacattGGTCTCTCCTCTGTATCTAACCCCCTAATCTTATTAACCCtctcaacgctacacaaaaaaaatagaaaaacggctgctgcattttttttgtgttcattaagtagaacagtatattccttttcagactgctgtatcttttttattataagagatacagagaaagttattgcatgaaaaatgctcaggagagcatgaaatataaatttaagCAATTATTTCAGTAAACTTTTTTATCTGGTTACCTGCATTTCAGGTAATTAGCAGGAAAAAGGTGTAAATTAcaacatttgtgttgaattttgaataaaaaactacttttaatcttcatttattttgttgtttaatctgccatataataaagaaaCCCTAGTTGCTCGATTCCAAAGCGTATTGCACCATATTACACAATGTTAAATGTAATCATGGCACAAATATGCTTcgtcctcaaaattttcagtcaacctctgtttccccccctttttctacgtcttGTAATGAttgatcaaatcatatttcccacaggaatcaaatgtaataaacacattgagataacaagaaacctttcaACTAATCCTTGTTGTCAGTTTCGGCATAGAAATGCTGTAATATTTCCATATGAACAGCTTCGTTTCAAATTTCCGctatttgcatttgtcaaaatatttgtttttattttccttctactgcatgattttacttAAAAAAGTGTTGGGATTTTcagcgcaaatgagaccttgtaTATCCTCGAATCATacgaggaaaaattagagagaaccCGAATGAAAACCAGATGGTTTAAGAGTCCTGATAAAAAATCCATTGTCATTGTGGCATATGCTgcgaatagcagtggcggacAGCGTATGTCATCGCGTCATATGCCGCGTATAGCATTGAAATGGTTAAAATCGCATTTactctaaaatgacaaaatcacaataataaatacaggcagtaatttctgaatttacagtattttgatCTTatggtttttaaatttttaaagcaaggaaaacaaattattttcagttaTGAGCATATAATTGTATCTATTCTTTTTCcatttttcaaagtatttttaGCATTTGAATCTGCTTTatacaaatatgaaatataatcAATATCCAAACCAGTTTTTCACACAATAATTTTAATGGGTTTCTTGTAAAAAAGTTTTTCCTATACTCCAGTGCCCAAACTCTTAATATAAGAATAACCTTTACCTAATAACAAAATAGTGTATGTGCCAAGTCAGGGGCATATTATTCTGCAGTAATAATTTTTTGGTTGtatttcatattaattttttaGTCTGTCGTTTTGTTATGTCTGTACTATGCCGTATGGGTTTTTCAAACAGTTGACGGCCATACAAGCTCTTCATCATTTGAAATCtgatggatatttgtctcattggaattCATACTGcatctacttatttttatattacacaGCAATATTACCTTGTTAATAGATCTAGCATCTCTGTAATACAAAATCTTCATACATCTTTCTATTTGTTTTTGTGCTTCCTCTAACGTCATGTTAGGATTATTCTCATAAGCTTCTCTTAATAAAGGCTgaaatgtttataattattttaatccTTTATAACCTTTtaccaaataaatatattttatcagCATATATTTGTTGTGATATTGAAGAAGGGATATTAGATTATTGTCACATAATTTAGAGTGTTAAAGTGCTAGTTCACAAGTCTGTAGTACTGAGACAGGCCACCCTACCAGGACATACCAATTTCAGAGTCTTCCAGCCGGGGCCATGATACACATGTATATCATATCAGCAAGTAACTGTAGGAATTATGATTGCATTTTATACATAGTTAACCACAAAAAGcagaaaattacatttttttttcgaaaaaaagctggattaccaattcaggaatatgacatttgttatccttttgtttgatgtgtttgttcttttgattttgccatttgattagggacctcCCATTCAGAtctttccttggagtttggtatttttgttattttactatttattgTGACTTACATTTGCTATATATGCTCCATAACCAGTACAAATAGTTGGCGATTCATAAGCTACACCTATCTTGTCAACAAAACCTAAAAAGCTGTAATATATAATATGCAAATTATTGGCAATCTGTACAGTATGTTCTaactgataaatatttttttagaacacAGGCTggatgttatatttttaaaattttggcaAACCATCAAGATACaatgattttcttttataaatacatgCAATATCATTGCTATAATGGAAGAAGCTATCAAAATACTTtgaatgtttgaatttttttactaTATTTACTACTTGAAAGTACTGTATAGTATAATGACATCAATACTATGACATAAGATCTAGTGGGCAAGTAGAACTGGTTTAACCATAGCTAATTATATATAACCAGTCATAGAAATTGGGGTTGGGCATAATTTACAGGAACTAATTGATGATTTTTCAAATTGCTACTACAAATGTACCAAAATCAACAGGACTGAATATATTTTTACAGGACTATCCTGTCCGTCCTGTGCTAATTCTGAGGACTAAACCCAACAAAATCAGGCTATCTGAACCATGTATTGCTTcaatttgtttgtgtttttatgcTCTTTCTTTCTGATGTAATGAGCAATAATCTCAGGTTCAAAATTGAATACTTATGGTTCTCTGTCCTGTAATCTTTCAACAATTGAATACTTACGGTTCTCCGTCCTGTAATCTTTCAACAATTGAATACTTATGGTTCTCTGTCCTGTAATTTTTCAACAATTGAATACTTACGGTTCTCCGTCCTGTAATCTTTCAACAATTGAATACTTACGGTTCTCCGTTCTGTAATCTTTCAACAATTGAATACTTACGGTTCTCCGTCCTGTAATCCTCCAACAAGGAACACATTCCACAGTGGATTAAACTGTGACCTTCTGTTATACAGTATTCTAGTCATCCATGAGTACAGTCCCCTTGGTGTGTAGCCAAAACCGTCATTTAAGCATTCTTCATCTATTCTGTAAATAtgtattcaaaacaattaaacattaatttacatttgaaattaataactttaattgatttcaatacaaattaaaCAAGTGATCCATGATTAtcattaaactcctataaaaatGCACTCAACATGCTCAAACAacacatgtttaacaaataagaCACAATATCATCCCATACATTgccatatattacggattacaaatgtgtcgaggtttgtgattggataacaacacagagatgtcagtatatattcaggaaactgccggggtatatactacgtttttatccccaattggaacctcaaaaacgtcatcataacactggttactatgtgacgtagtcaaaagctatcagactgtcagaggctcacagagggaaaataatgacgtgcttcagtcaataatacatttttgatacaaaatcacgcattttacacttttaatacttaaatttaatgttaaaagtgttattataaattattacatacacgataaaattatgttcacagcaaattagaaaatccttcacgtatgccgaacatatcaggttgggtttttcaatat
Encoded here:
- the LOC139496060 gene encoding proteasome subunit beta type-4-like; the protein is MTSESMMSTEFWRNGPSPGSVYNFPGPGQTAMQNQSQIGAAKRTLAPTVTGTSVLGIKFNGGVVIAADMLGSYGSLARYRNLSRVMKVNDSTIIGCGGDYADFQYLQSVIEQRVIDEECLNDGFGYTPRGLYSWMTRILYNRRSQFNPLWNVFLVGGLQDGEPFLGFVDKIGVAYESPTICTGYGAYIANPLLREAYENNPNMTLEEAQKQIERCMKILYYRDARSINKYEVAIVTKDGCIVKPPVQPETNWEIAHLIKGYE